Proteins co-encoded in one Bacillus paramycoides genomic window:
- a CDS encoding GNAT family N-acetyltransferase has translation MIGLKIRVERLRKDNINDLVALSSYIGWDYNREEVETIFNSGIVYGVWNERKELIASAAIILYGEALASIGMVIVHPDYKGREIGKAITSSCMNSVSARTSIILIATDEGKPLYEKLGFRAVSYVSKYICNSYNTNYNCQGNEEYVMNYKEGDLEEIIKIDEGAFGTSRNEFLKQRIMQSDQCIVVKDTKENVVGYGISIQTPENKIIGPIVAKNDAMAMRIVHDLARGHHGKLRIDVPEGKKDFMKELEVIGFQKVNTPPIMMKNSDQLLKRNNELYSIAAQIFG, from the coding sequence ATGATTGGATTGAAAATAAGAGTGGAGCGTCTTAGAAAAGATAATATAAATGATCTTGTTGCATTATCTTCTTATATTGGTTGGGATTATAACAGAGAAGAAGTTGAAACGATTTTTAATTCAGGTATTGTATATGGCGTATGGAATGAGAGAAAAGAACTGATTGCAAGCGCTGCAATTATATTATACGGAGAGGCGTTAGCGTCAATAGGAATGGTAATTGTACATCCGGATTATAAGGGAAGAGAGATTGGGAAGGCGATAACGAGTTCTTGCATGAATAGCGTATCAGCTCGAACTTCAATTATACTGATTGCTACAGATGAGGGGAAGCCTTTATACGAAAAGTTAGGATTTAGGGCAGTGAGCTATGTTTCTAAATACATATGTAACTCGTACAATACGAATTATAACTGTCAGGGAAATGAAGAATATGTGATGAATTATAAAGAGGGGGATTTAGAGGAAATAATAAAAATAGATGAAGGCGCATTTGGAACAAGTCGAAACGAGTTTTTAAAACAAAGAATTATGCAAAGTGATCAGTGTATCGTTGTAAAGGATACAAAAGAAAATGTAGTAGGATACGGTATAAGTATACAAACGCCAGAAAATAAAATAATAGGACCGATCGTTGCTAAAAATGATGCAATGGCAATGAGAATTGTACATGATTTAGCAAGAGGACATCATGGTAAATTAAGAATTGATGTACCAGAAGGAAAGAAAGATTTCATGAAAGAATTAGAGGTTATTGGTTTTCAAAAGGTGAATACACCACCAATAATGATGAAAAATAGCGATCAATTATTAAAAAGGAATAATGAGTTATATAGCATTGCAGCGCAAATTTTTGGCTAA
- a CDS encoding cysteine hydrolase family protein — MKQALLIIDAQQELMDGNEQENEVFRKKELLSTLNTAVQKAIDANALIIFVRDIDVASGSGEGFEVHNEIQVPQSAILINKAATNAFYGTSLLELLKEEKIGHIVIGGCKTEHCIDTAVRTATVQGFDVTLIKNGHSTTDSNVLSAEQIIAHHNKILHGHYNVDHFSVVRDVEEDLFEPTHDQYRD, encoded by the coding sequence ATGAAACAAGCACTATTAATTATCGATGCGCAGCAAGAATTAATGGATGGAAATGAACAAGAAAATGAAGTTTTCCGTAAAAAAGAGCTGCTATCTACACTAAATACAGCCGTACAGAAAGCAATCGATGCAAATGCCCTCATTATTTTCGTAAGAGATATCGATGTTGCTTCTGGTAGCGGAGAAGGATTTGAAGTACATAATGAAATTCAAGTACCTCAGTCTGCAATCCTTATTAATAAAGCAGCAACAAACGCATTTTATGGCACTTCTTTACTTGAACTTTTAAAAGAAGAGAAGATTGGCCATATCGTTATCGGAGGATGCAAAACAGAACATTGCATCGACACCGCTGTTAGAACTGCAACTGTACAAGGATTTGACGTTACATTAATTAAAAATGGTCATTCCACAACTGATTCTAACGTATTATCTGCAGAGCAAATTATTGCTCATCATAATAAAATTCTACATGGACATTATAACGTGGATCATTTTTCAGTTGTTAGAGATGTCGAGGAAGACCTTTTTGAACCAACTCATGACCAATATCGTGATTAA
- a CDS encoding DUF6123 family protein, producing the protein MQTVEDYLSFLHTKGFKLSEEAQGFIMFGQGYTGASDGIVNAAIEATIKHQFQFDGSYFVALLERLKEEEITDKKSAKAFMRKLQA; encoded by the coding sequence ATGCAAACAGTAGAAGATTATCTTTCATTCTTACATACGAAAGGATTTAAACTATCAGAGGAAGCACAAGGATTTATTATGTTCGGACAAGGATATACGGGTGCATCTGATGGAATTGTGAACGCGGCAATAGAAGCGACAATTAAACATCAATTCCAGTTTGATGGGAGTTATTTTGTTGCGTTATTAGAACGATTGAAAGAAGAAGAGATTACAGATAAAAAAAGCGCTAAGGCTTTTATGCGGAAGTTACAAGCGTAA
- a CDS encoding DMT family transporter: MKKDWIAPLALLFVSFIWGATFVVVQNAMSFVGPFTFNGIRFLFAGIILLFVQMIFSKKTSKQDIKQSSLAGLIVGLFLCVGYVLQTFGLLYTTSSKAGFLTGLSIVMVPILSFIFLKQKATIFIVMGIAVATAGLYLLTAGDSFQLNIGDILVLGCAVAFAAHILVNGFFSKKVSPLLLSTSQVLAVGMFSSICAFLFEDWEKLFSAALWTNSSFLFALFLTSLFATSIAFFIQTSAQKHTSPTRVAIIFAMEPVFSALTGVLVANEQLSISAIIGCLCIFLGMVFVELPSKTKKEAQAA; this comes from the coding sequence GTGAAAAAAGATTGGATCGCTCCTCTTGCTTTATTATTTGTCTCTTTTATTTGGGGAGCTACGTTTGTCGTCGTTCAAAATGCTATGTCTTTCGTTGGTCCATTTACTTTTAATGGTATTCGCTTTTTATTCGCTGGAATTATTTTATTATTCGTTCAAATGATTTTCTCAAAAAAAACTTCAAAACAAGATATAAAACAAAGTAGTCTCGCTGGATTAATCGTTGGGCTCTTTTTATGCGTTGGCTATGTGTTACAAACATTTGGCTTACTTTATACAACTTCTTCAAAAGCAGGTTTCTTAACAGGACTTAGTATCGTTATGGTACCCATTTTGTCTTTTATCTTTTTAAAACAAAAAGCTACCATTTTTATCGTAATGGGCATTGCTGTAGCAACAGCAGGTTTATACTTATTAACAGCTGGTGATTCTTTTCAATTAAACATTGGAGATATACTCGTTCTCGGTTGTGCAGTTGCTTTCGCTGCTCATATTCTTGTTAACGGCTTCTTCTCTAAGAAAGTATCACCTTTATTATTAAGCACGTCGCAAGTATTAGCTGTCGGTATGTTTTCTTCTATTTGCGCTTTTTTGTTTGAAGATTGGGAAAAATTATTTTCAGCAGCACTATGGACGAATTCTTCCTTTTTATTCGCCCTATTTTTAACTTCTCTATTCGCGACATCCATTGCTTTTTTCATTCAAACATCAGCACAAAAACATACATCTCCAACGAGAGTAGCAATTATTTTCGCAATGGAGCCCGTTTTTTCCGCCTTAACAGGCGTTCTCGTTGCAAACGAACAACTTTCTATTTCCGCTATTATCGGATGCCTATGTATATTCCTAGGCATGGTGTTTGTTGAATTACCTTCCAAAACAAAAAAAGAAGCGCAGGCCGCTTGA
- a CDS encoding reverse transcriptase-like protein — protein MIEVYIDGASKGNPGPSGAGVFIRGVQPAVQLSFPLGIMSNHEAEYHALLAALKYCTEHNYNIVSFRTDSQLVERAVEKEYAKNKMFAPLLEEALQYIKSFDLFFIKWIPSSQNKVADELARKAILQN, from the coding sequence TTGATTGAAGTATATATTGATGGTGCATCAAAAGGAAATCCTGGTCCTTCTGGTGCAGGTGTATTTATTAGAGGGGTTCAACCAGCTGTACAATTATCATTCCCCCTTGGGATAATGTCCAATCATGAAGCAGAATACCACGCTTTACTTGCAGCATTAAAATATTGCACGGAGCATAATTATAACATTGTCTCTTTTCGTACAGATTCGCAACTTGTCGAGCGAGCTGTCGAAAAAGAATACGCAAAAAATAAAATGTTTGCACCACTATTAGAGGAAGCACTGCAGTACATAAAAAGTTTCGATCTCTTTTTTATTAAGTGGATTCCAAGTAGTCAAAATAAAGTTGCTGATGAGCTAGCTAGAAAGGCTATCTTACAAAATTAA
- a CDS encoding aldose 1-epimerase family protein, with amino-acid sequence MTATIQNEKVIVSISDKGAELQSVRLKEDNTEYLWQGDSTYWGRRAPILFPIVGRLVDNTYYVDGKPYSLTQHGFARDLTFSVKEQSETKITYIVTSNEETLKKYPYEFELLVSYELDGQIVHVTYEVHNPASKEMFFSIGAHPGFNFPLLEGESFTDYHLSFNGSERLETSVLEGPYLSSKKQVIAKNATELPLTYDLFKNDALIFENMNTDEISIRSHKHNKFVKVEFDGFPFVGVWTPGENAPFLCIEPWYGIADEVTPAKDFKEKKGIQSLQANETFTCRYSITIG; translated from the coding sequence ATGACAGCAACAATTCAAAATGAAAAAGTGATCGTTTCCATTTCTGACAAAGGTGCAGAATTACAAAGCGTTCGCTTAAAAGAAGATAACACTGAATACTTATGGCAAGGCGATTCTACTTATTGGGGGCGCCGCGCACCAATTTTATTCCCAATTGTCGGCCGATTAGTAGATAATACATACTACGTAGATGGTAAACCATATTCTTTAACACAACACGGCTTTGCTCGTGACCTTACATTCTCTGTAAAAGAACAAAGTGAAACGAAAATCACTTACATTGTAACTAGTAATGAAGAAACATTAAAAAAATACCCATACGAATTCGAATTACTCGTTTCTTATGAGCTAGACGGACAAATCGTTCATGTAACATATGAAGTACATAACCCTGCTTCAAAAGAGATGTTCTTCTCAATCGGAGCACATCCTGGTTTCAACTTCCCCTTATTAGAGGGCGAATCATTTACAGATTATCATTTATCATTTAACGGTTCTGAACGCTTAGAAACAAGCGTATTAGAAGGACCTTACCTTTCAAGCAAAAAGCAAGTAATCGCTAAAAATGCAACTGAATTACCACTTACATACGATTTATTCAAAAATGATGCACTTATTTTTGAAAATATGAATACGGATGAAATCTCTATTCGTTCTCATAAACATAATAAATTTGTAAAAGTAGAATTTGACGGATTCCCATTTGTCGGCGTATGGACACCAGGCGAGAATGCTCCCTTCTTATGTATCGAACCTTGGTACGGAATTGCTGATGAAGTAACTCCAGCAAAAGATTTCAAAGAAAAAAAAGGAATTCAATCTTTACAAGCGAATGAAACATTTACATGTCGTTATAGCATTACAATTGGCTAA
- a CDS encoding QueT transporter family protein — MNIRTLVGNGILAALYIAVSMLIQPFGFTNVQFRISEMFNHLVVFNKKAIYGIVLGVFLTNLFFSPMIAYDLVFGVGQSILALVATIISMRFIKGVWARMIFNTVIFTITMFMIAIELHLAFDLPFMLTWLTCAIGEFVVMAIGMPVMYWINKRVQFERFM, encoded by the coding sequence ATGAATATTAGAACTTTAGTCGGTAATGGTATTTTAGCGGCATTATATATTGCTGTTTCTATGCTTATTCAGCCATTTGGCTTTACGAATGTACAGTTTCGTATTTCAGAGATGTTTAATCATCTCGTTGTATTTAATAAGAAAGCAATTTACGGAATTGTATTAGGTGTATTTTTAACGAATCTCTTTTTCTCACCTATGATCGCGTATGATTTAGTATTTGGAGTAGGGCAATCTATTCTTGCGTTAGTTGCAACGATTATTTCTATGCGATTTATTAAAGGTGTTTGGGCTCGTATGATTTTTAATACAGTTATTTTTACAATTACAATGTTTATGATTGCAATTGAACTTCATCTTGCATTTGATTTACCATTTATGTTGACTTGGTTAACATGTGCAATCGGTGAATTTGTTGTCATGGCAATCGGTATGCCTGTAATGTACTGGATTAATAAACGAGTACAATTTGAAAGATTTATGTAA
- a CDS encoding ribonuclease H family protein, whose amino-acid sequence MKYKIHWLYKTKRGLQAELTTDYMNIEEVLQFAEDFEKTGRVKELSFYDEMDAEWSLKEMKKLSKQVEEEPQEIHVYFDGGYDVQTKEAGVGICVYYKKGNKQYRIRRNAYIEGIYDNNEAEYASLLYGMNILEELGIKYEAVTLRGDSQVVLQQLAGEWPCYDEHLNHYLDQIEQKAKQMKLKLVCEPISRKQNKEAHQLATQALEGTVIDSHKEITE is encoded by the coding sequence ATGAAATATAAAATTCATTGGTTGTATAAAACGAAGCGCGGTTTGCAGGCGGAATTAACGACAGATTATATGAACATAGAAGAAGTACTGCAATTTGCAGAGGATTTCGAAAAAACAGGAAGAGTGAAAGAACTATCATTTTATGATGAAATGGATGCGGAATGGTCGCTAAAGGAAATGAAAAAGCTGAGTAAACAAGTGGAGGAAGAGCCCCAAGAAATACACGTTTATTTTGATGGGGGGTATGATGTTCAGACGAAAGAAGCTGGAGTAGGTATATGTGTATACTATAAAAAAGGGAATAAACAATACCGAATTCGCCGTAATGCATATATAGAAGGTATATATGATAATAATGAAGCGGAATATGCATCATTACTATACGGTATGAATATACTCGAGGAATTAGGGATTAAGTATGAAGCGGTCACGCTTCGCGGCGATTCGCAAGTTGTACTGCAGCAATTGGCTGGAGAATGGCCTTGCTATGATGAGCATTTAAATCATTACTTAGATCAAATTGAACAAAAGGCGAAGCAAATGAAATTAAAACTAGTATGTGAGCCGATATCTAGAAAACAAAATAAAGAAGCACACCAATTAGCTACGCAAGCATTAGAAGGGACAGTTATAGATAGTCATAAAGAAATAACCGAATAG
- a CDS encoding zinc-finger domain-containing protein: MDKKQLITEVNDLLETYCEGCFLREHNRKTNSKYYAHSFCIRQCTVGETLKKYGEQLS, translated from the coding sequence GTGGATAAAAAGCAACTCATTACAGAGGTCAATGACTTATTAGAAACGTATTGTGAAGGGTGTTTTTTGCGAGAACATAACCGAAAGACGAATAGTAAGTATTATGCTCATTCATTTTGTATAAGACAATGTACAGTTGGAGAAACATTGAAAAAGTATGGAGAGCAGTTGTCATGA
- a CDS encoding DUF2564 family protein produces the protein MGSEVNDFEEVKFRVETAQKMVGSATISMDPDTLEHATTAVEAARSQLEIMKSVATDLDEPFLMNEEKKLSECEHQLNEAKH, from the coding sequence ATGGGATCAGAAGTAAATGATTTTGAAGAAGTGAAATTCCGTGTAGAAACAGCACAAAAAATGGTAGGATCAGCGACAATTTCAATGGATCCAGATACATTGGAGCATGCTACTACTGCTGTAGAAGCCGCTCGCTCTCAGCTTGAAATTATGAAGTCTGTTGCAACAGATTTAGATGAGCCATTTCTGATGAATGAGGAAAAGAAATTAAGCGAGTGCGAGCATCAATTAAATGAAGCGAAGCACTAA
- the cspB gene encoding cold shock-like protein CspB: MQGKVKWFNNEKGFGFIEMEGADDVFVHFSAIQGEGYKALEEGQEVSFDITEGNRGPQAANVVKL, from the coding sequence ATGCAAGGAAAAGTAAAATGGTTTAACAACGAAAAAGGTTTTGGATTTATCGAAATGGAAGGCGCTGACGATGTATTCGTACATTTCTCTGCTATTCAAGGCGAAGGCTACAAAGCTTTAGAGGAAGGTCAAGAAGTATCTTTCGATATCACTGAAGGAAACCGCGGACCTCAAGCTGCTAACGTAGTAAAACTTTAA
- a CDS encoding YqcI/YcgG family protein, protein MNESYLLDNDGMRMRTDIPNWVAKEFENFSNIVLEPTFPCYFGLTALKKNELRYSLLSHNDWRHLPHTMLSFLELMKERPIVRRGFFLFVEPECEEQSLEYYRDYFWKVLQYLHEQDDQTWPKQIPEDPDHYLWEFSFGGEPIFAFGNAPAYKQRKTRHLGNSLVIGFQPCTIFDGLEGDRPKGAYSRQTVRERVEKWDQLPKHPNISHYGDPDHREWKQYFIGDDVEPIKGKCPFLHKIEK, encoded by the coding sequence ATGAATGAGTCTTATTTATTAGATAATGACGGAATGAGAATGAGAACGGATATACCGAATTGGGTTGCAAAAGAATTTGAAAATTTTTCAAACATCGTATTAGAACCAACTTTCCCATGTTATTTTGGTTTAACTGCTTTGAAAAAGAATGAGCTTCGTTATTCCTTACTCTCTCATAATGATTGGAGACATTTGCCACATACAATGTTATCTTTTTTAGAGTTAATGAAAGAGCGGCCAATTGTAAGAAGAGGATTTTTTCTTTTTGTAGAACCAGAATGTGAGGAACAATCACTGGAATATTATCGTGATTACTTTTGGAAAGTATTACAATATTTACATGAACAAGATGACCAAACATGGCCGAAGCAAATTCCTGAAGACCCAGACCATTACTTATGGGAATTTTCATTTGGTGGTGAACCGATATTCGCATTTGGGAATGCGCCAGCTTATAAACAACGAAAAACTAGACATTTAGGAAATTCTCTCGTTATTGGATTCCAGCCATGCACTATCTTTGATGGGTTAGAAGGAGATCGTCCGAAAGGAGCATATTCCAGACAAACGGTCCGAGAGCGAGTTGAAAAGTGGGATCAGTTGCCGAAACATCCCAACATTAGTCATTATGGTGATCCGGATCATCGTGAATGGAAACAATACTTCATAGGGGACGATGTAGAACCGATAAAAGGAAAATGTCCTTTTCTTCATAAAATAGAAAAGTAA
- a CDS encoding LysE family transporter, producing the protein MFGAIIQQIVLGISLVAPVGPINIEMLKRGIERGFWHAWVVGIGGMTADILFMLLIYFGLSSLFMYTYVQAFMYCTGFFLLFYLGFQSVKQGISKSNMEYKKEEIGGLKQSFMAVFLIAISNPLNLVFWFGIYGSTLSSLLTKVTKQEAFLYSLCIIVGIILWNVNIAFSVHFGRTLLKQKAIGYITAGAGIILVGHSIHFAYKALQLFT; encoded by the coding sequence ATGTTTGGAGCAATTATACAACAAATTGTATTAGGTATTTCATTAGTTGCGCCAGTAGGTCCGATTAATATTGAAATGTTAAAACGAGGAATTGAACGAGGTTTTTGGCATGCGTGGGTTGTTGGGATTGGTGGAATGACTGCAGATATTTTGTTTATGCTTCTCATCTATTTCGGTTTATCTTCTCTGTTTATGTATACATATGTACAAGCTTTTATGTATTGTACAGGTTTTTTCTTGTTATTTTATTTAGGATTTCAAAGTGTAAAACAAGGAATTTCTAAGTCGAATATGGAATATAAAAAAGAAGAGATAGGTGGCCTTAAACAATCGTTTATGGCAGTTTTTTTAATTGCGATATCCAATCCATTAAATCTTGTTTTTTGGTTTGGTATATACGGAAGTACACTTAGCTCACTGCTCACGAAGGTCACGAAACAAGAAGCCTTTTTGTATAGTCTTTGTATTATCGTTGGTATTATTTTATGGAATGTAAATATCGCATTTTCTGTCCATTTTGGCAGAACTTTATTAAAGCAAAAAGCAATAGGCTATATAACAGCCGGAGCGGGTATTATTTTAGTAGGACATTCTATCCATTTTGCATACAAAGCTTTACAGTTGTTCACATAA
- a CDS encoding cytoplasmic protein codes for MYRTTIDGKEIIITLAPKIRKEITDRNPLYEAVFHTAARLLQTKQPTFAVNHEVFGLIIGEVQRGEVTVFAVEHIIPKQNIFGSNNFFSTIEQQANL; via the coding sequence ATGTATCGAACCACTATTGACGGAAAAGAAATTATTATTACGTTAGCACCAAAAATCCGAAAAGAAATTACTGATAGGAATCCACTATATGAAGCGGTATTTCATACTGCAGCAAGATTACTACAAACAAAGCAACCAACTTTTGCGGTAAATCATGAAGTATTTGGACTCATTATTGGAGAGGTACAAAGAGGAGAAGTAACAGTGTTTGCGGTGGAACATATTATTCCAAAGCAAAATATATTTGGATCGAACAATTTTTTCTCGACAATAGAGCAGCAGGCAAATTTGTAA
- a CDS encoding sterol desaturase family protein, translated as MKRVGKEFFLQHDIVIMYSILFVFIIILKMKFFTWIGMLACLFGIVFYTLNEYMTHRFLFHLKPPKNVFLLKMLRRLHYDHHVYPDDLKLLFLPVWFSIPSFTIYLLISYAITKSVTVTLSFGIGMIIMLLVYEWKHYIAHKPIRPVTKFGRWLKKQHILHHYKNERFWFGVSNPVFDFLFGTLKDGKDVELSETARNLEKEKKTEVVR; from the coding sequence ATGAAGAGAGTGGGGAAAGAGTTCTTTTTACAACATGATATCGTTATTATGTATAGTATATTATTTGTTTTCATCATTATTTTAAAAATGAAATTTTTTACATGGATCGGTATGTTAGCCTGTTTGTTTGGGATTGTTTTTTATACGCTTAACGAATATATGACACACCGGTTTTTATTTCACTTAAAACCACCTAAAAACGTATTTTTATTAAAAATGTTAAGAAGATTACATTATGATCATCACGTATATCCAGATGATTTAAAGCTTTTATTTTTGCCTGTATGGTTTAGTATACCGAGCTTTACTATATATTTACTTATATCATACGCTATAACAAAAAGTGTTACTGTTACACTTTCATTCGGAATCGGAATGATTATTATGCTTCTCGTTTATGAATGGAAACATTATATTGCACATAAGCCAATTCGTCCTGTTACTAAGTTTGGAAGATGGCTAAAAAAACAGCACATATTACACCATTATAAAAATGAAAGGTTTTGGTTTGGTGTTTCCAATCCAGTATTTGATTTCCTATTTGGAACGCTTAAAGATGGAAAAGATGTTGAATTAAGCGAAACAGCTCGTAATTTAGAAAAAGAGAAAAAAACAGAAGTGGTGCGATAA
- a CDS encoding DUF485 domain-containing protein yields MKRDDTSARKLQNEVNYTEVVQSEEFQLLLNTKKKFIVPMSIFFLSFFIALPILTSYSKVLNTPAFGDVTWAWIFAFAQFIMTWSLCMIYSKKAESFDKISQNILQEMQKGRG; encoded by the coding sequence ATGAAACGAGATGATACGTCAGCACGTAAGTTACAAAATGAAGTGAATTATACAGAGGTTGTTCAGTCAGAAGAATTTCAATTGCTATTAAATACGAAAAAGAAGTTTATCGTTCCAATGAGTATTTTCTTTTTAAGTTTCTTTATTGCGTTACCTATTTTAACATCGTATTCAAAGGTACTCAATACACCGGCATTTGGTGATGTTACGTGGGCGTGGATATTTGCTTTTGCGCAATTTATCATGACGTGGTCATTATGTATGATTTACAGCAAAAAAGCGGAATCCTTTGATAAAATCTCACAAAACATTCTGCAAGAGATGCAAAAAGGGAGGGGCTGA
- a CDS encoding solute symporter family protein: MNTTAFALFLIIVLGTLVITYFASKKTKNASEFYTAGGGLTGWQNGLAIAGDYMSAASFLGIAGAIALTGFDGFFYSIGFLVAYLVVLYLVAEPLRNLGKYTLADMIAARFDAKKVRGVAALNTMTISIFYMIAQLVGAGALIKLLLGIEYTTSVLIVGTLMTVYVIFGGMTATSWVQIVKAVLLMAGTFIISVIVFAKFNFSVTEMFAQMKTATPLKDSFLNPGVKYKDGLDTLSLNLGLVLGTAGLPHILVRFFTVRDAKTARQSVVYATWLIGAFYIMTIFLGFGAAAFVGNEAIIKANPAGNMAAPLLAKALGGDFLFAFVSAIAFATILAVVAGLVLTAASAFAHDFYNEIIRKGKSTEKEQVSMARYASIGVAVLSIILALFAQTLNVAFLVSLAFAVAASANLPVILFTIYWKRFNTTGAISGMIVGLVSAIVLVALSPNVWNPVAGKAIFVGEAIFPYTTPGIISIPLGFLAAYLGTILSSKKEDAAKFDEILVKSNTGHGISDASSH, encoded by the coding sequence ATGAATACAACCGCTTTTGCACTATTTTTAATCATCGTTCTTGGTACACTCGTCATAACTTATTTTGCATCGAAGAAAACGAAAAATGCTAGTGAGTTTTATACAGCTGGAGGGGGATTAACTGGTTGGCAAAATGGTCTGGCCATTGCGGGGGATTATATGTCTGCTGCGTCTTTTCTTGGTATAGCTGGAGCAATCGCGTTAACTGGGTTTGATGGATTCTTTTATAGCATCGGTTTCTTAGTTGCTTACTTAGTTGTATTATACTTAGTTGCAGAGCCGCTTAGAAATTTAGGAAAGTACACGTTAGCAGATATGATTGCGGCGCGTTTTGATGCGAAAAAAGTTCGCGGAGTTGCAGCGCTTAATACGATGACGATTTCGATTTTTTATATGATTGCACAATTAGTTGGAGCTGGTGCACTTATTAAATTATTATTAGGGATCGAATATACGACATCCGTTTTAATCGTTGGTACATTAATGACAGTGTACGTTATTTTTGGCGGAATGACTGCGACTAGCTGGGTACAAATTGTTAAGGCTGTATTACTTATGGCTGGTACATTTATTATTTCTGTTATCGTTTTCGCAAAATTTAATTTCAGTGTGACTGAAATGTTCGCACAAATGAAAACAGCTACACCATTAAAAGATTCGTTTTTAAATCCAGGGGTAAAGTATAAAGATGGTCTTGATACGCTATCTTTAAATTTAGGACTAGTTCTTGGTACAGCTGGATTACCACATATTCTTGTACGCTTCTTTACAGTGCGTGATGCAAAAACGGCACGTCAATCTGTTGTTTACGCTACGTGGTTAATTGGTGCATTTTATATTATGACAATTTTCTTAGGATTTGGGGCAGCCGCATTTGTAGGAAATGAGGCAATTATTAAAGCGAATCCAGCTGGTAATATGGCAGCACCTTTATTAGCGAAAGCGTTAGGTGGAGATTTCTTATTTGCTTTCGTATCAGCCATTGCTTTTGCAACGATTTTGGCTGTAGTGGCAGGCCTTGTATTAACAGCAGCATCAGCATTTGCACATGATTTTTATAATGAAATTATTCGCAAGGGGAAATCAACGGAAAAAGAGCAAGTGTCAATGGCTCGCTATGCGTCTATTGGAGTAGCGGTATTATCCATTATACTTGCGTTATTTGCTCAAACATTGAACGTAGCGTTTTTAGTTTCATTAGCATTTGCAGTAGCGGCGAGTGCAAACTTGCCAGTTATATTATTCACAATCTATTGGAAGCGCTTCAATACGACAGGTGCTATCTCCGGTATGATTGTTGGTCTTGTATCAGCCATTGTTCTCGTAGCGTTAAGTCCAAATGTTTGGAACCCTGTAGCTGGCAAAGCTATATTTGTTGGGGAAGCGATATTCCCATATACGACTCCTGGAATTATTTCGATCCCGCTCGGATTCCTTGCAGCGTATTTAGGGACCATTTTATCTAGTAAGAAAGAAGATGCAGCGAAGTTTGATGAAATTCTTGTGAAATCTAATACTGGTCATGGTATTAGTGATGCGTCTTCGCATTAA